GAGATGCCGGCCTGCAGGGCGTGGTAGCCGGCGATGAGGCCGACGTTGCCGCCGCCGACGATGAACAGCTTTTCCGCCGAGCGGACCAGGTCGCGGTTGACCAGGGTCTGGAAGGCTCCGGCGCCGTAAACGCCGGGGAGGGTGTTGCCGGAGAAGGCCAGCGATTTCTCGCGAGCCCCGGAGGTCACCAGGACGACCTCAGGCCGGACTTGGACATAGCGCTCTCCGGCTTGCAGGACGCCGACCCGCTTGTCGCTGAAGACGGCCAGGGCCGTGGATTCGAGCCAGAGCTCGACCGACGGATAGGTCCGCAGCTCCGTTTCCAGTTTGGTGGCGATGTCGATGCCGCGCGTTCCGGCGTAGACGGCGTCGTAGGAACCGAAGAAGCGGTGGGTCTGGAGGACGAGCTTGCCGCCCAGGCGGTGCTTGTCGTCGATCAGCAGGGCCTTGATGCCGCGCTTGCCCAGCTCGATGCCCGCCGACAGCCCGGCCGGGCCGCCGCCGATGATGAGGACCGGGACGCGGATCTCGTCGATGGCCCGACTCGAAGCCGCCCGCTCGACCTTGGGCAACTCGGGTAGGCCGTCGACGGGCTCGACCTGGAGGCCCGGGCGGACCAGCTCCATGCAGGCTTTGACCGGCAGGCCGTCGGCCAGCACCAGACACTGGGCGCACTGGCCGTTGGCGCAGAAGATCCCCTGAGGAGCATGATCCTTATGATGATAGCTGAATATGCGCTCCCCGTGGGCGAACAGGGCGGAGGCGATCGTCTCGCCCTTTCTGGAGCTCAACGGGCGCCCCTTCCAAGTGAAGGTGACAGCGTCGGCCGGTACGGGGGTCAGGATGGGGTGGCGTTCGATGCGATAACCGCTCACGCAGGCCTCCTTGGGACGCTCAACCGAGGACGGGAAGCCGTCTCGAAGCGCGGAATTATATCATATTTTACGCGCCGCCCGCGGCTGTGATAGACTTGTTCGCCTGCCATGCGCCTGCTCGAGTTCCTGACCGGAAAACGCTTCTCCTTCCCCTTCGTCTACAGCGACGAATACTGGATGGTGGACCTCGGAAAAAGCGTCGTTCCCGTGCGGAAATACCGCCTGATCTACGAGCGCCTGCTGGCTTTGGGCGTGCGCAAAGAGAACTTCCTTGAATCGCCGCTTATTGACGACGAGGATATCTTGCGCGTCCACACCGCCAAGTACATCTCCAAGCTGAAGACCGGCGAGCTGACCAAGGCCGAAATCCAGGCGCTGGAGTTGCCCTTTTCGCCCGAGCTCAGCCGGTTCGCCTGGCTCCATGTCGGCGGCACGGCGCTGGCCTGTGAGCGGGCGCTGGCCTGCGGACTGGCTTTTCACCTGGGCGGCGGCTTCCACCATGCCTTCGCCGATCACGGCGAGGGCTTCTGCGCCCTCAACGACACGGCCGTGGCCTTGGAAAAGCTCAAGGCCGAAGGGCTTATCCGGCGGGCGATGATCGTCGATTGCGACGTTCACCAGGGCAACGGCACGGCCGCTTTCTTCACCGGGCGGGAAGACATCTTCACCTTCTCCATCCACCAGATGGACATCTATCCGGCCGAAAAGCCGCCCAGCCGCCTCGATGTCGGACTCTGGTCGGGCGACGGCGACGAGGCCTACCTGACCGCCATGCAGGCCCATTTCCCGGCCCTCTACGAGTCGTTCCGGCCGGACCTTGTCGTCTACCTGGCCGGCGCCGATCCGCTGACGGGGGACAAGCTGGGCGGGCTGACGATGACCTTGGAAGGTATGGCCGAGCGGGATCGGATCGTGATCGAAGGGGCGCGGCGTCTGAACATCCCGCTGGCCGTCGTCCTGGCGGGCGGCTACGGGCGGGAGCTCGAGGACACCGTCCAGGTCCACATGAATACGATCAAGGTTGCTCAGAAGGCGGGCGTCCGGCGGCGATTGACCGGGCGCGCCGGCTCCGAACCCGCCTAGGCCGTCTCCGTCTCGATCCAGCGCAGGTCATCTACCGAGCCCTCTTTGTTCGTGATATAAAAGGCCCGATGGACACGAAAACCCGCCCCGCCCCGCGTTTCGTCTGTCTCTTTTTCGGCCTCGCCCTCGTTCTGGCCTGCCTGTTGGCCATCTTCGGCCAGGAGGCCCGCCCGGCTCCCCCGGGCGCGGTTGCGGCGAAGCCGTTCGATTACTTCCGCAACTCCTGGTCCGTGATCGGCCTAGCCGACTATACGCGGGGGACGCGGATCACTCCCGACAACCAGCTTCTTCTGGCGGGGACCGATCGGGTGGCGATCGAATACGGCACGCCTCTCGCCGCCATCGGCCGCACAACGAAAACGCTTCTCGACGGCTGGCTGCCCATCGTTCGGTTGGAGAAGTCGTCGGGCGGCGTCAAGTACGAATTTCTGATTTGGGCGTCCCCGCTGCCGGGGAGCGCCGATATCGCCCGCGCGTTCAACGGCCCTGTCGAGGGAGAGAACTACCTGAACTGGATTCTTGTCCGAGCCGAGAACACCGGAAGAACGCCCGCCAAGGCCGCGATCCGGATCCGCCATTGGCGGGCCGAGAAGGAATATGCCGTGGTGGCCGAGGCGCCGGAGGCGGGATCTGCGGCGAAAGCGGCCGCTCCGCTCGGCCTGCACGAATGGGCGCCCATTCTAGCGCCGGGGGAGGCGCGCGAGGATTTTGCCGCTTATCCCTTTTCGCCTCTTCCCGGGAGCTCGCCTCGGGGCGATTTTCGGAACGAGAATCCCCGCGCCTGGCTCGACCGGACTGTCGCTTTCTGGAAAGCGAAAATCGGGGCCGCGGCCCGCATCTCCGTCCCCGAGGCCAAAGCGACGGACGCTCTCCTGGCCGCCACCGTCTGCCAGCTGCTGGCCATGGACAAGGGCGAGCTCCACGCCGGCGAGGGGCTCTACGACCTATTCTATATTCGCGACGGGGCCTATCAGATCACGGCCCTCGAAGAGGCAGGGCTGGCGGTCGAGGCGAAGGCGGCCATCGAGCCGTTCCTAAAGAACCAGCTTCCGGACGGCCGCTTCGAGACTCAGAAGGGCCAGTTCGACGCCAACGGCCAGGCCGTCTGGGCCTTGTGGCAGTATGCCGGGATCACCGGCGACAAGGCCTGGCTCGGGCGCGCCTATCCGCAGATGAAGAAGGCGGTCGAGTGGATCATCGCGGCCCGGGCCAAGACGGCTTCCGATCCGTCATTTCCGGGCCTCCTGCCCGCCGCTCCCGCGGACGGAGAGTATTTATGGGAAGGCAAGAACCACATCGTCGGCTACGATCTTTGGAACTTGCGCGCCGTCCTCTGCGCGGCCGACGCCGCCCGGAGGCTGGGGAAAGCCGATGACGCCCTAGCTTTTGAACGGGAAGCGAAGTCTTATCGGGTCTCGATCGATGCGGCCTGGAAGAAAACGGGCCTGCCGTATCTTCCTCCGAGCTGGGAGAAGGCGGGGACCCAATGGGGCAACACGGAGATTCTGTGGCCGACCCGCGTCCTCACGCCTGACGATCCCCGCATCGGCGCCTCGAGCCGGTATGTGCGCACGGAATTCGCCGGCGGCTACAAGGAAGGCGTCATCCGCTGGGTCGCGCCAAAGGTCCGGCCGGCCATCCACCCGTACATGGGCGCCTATACGGCCATGAACGATCTGGAGAGGGGCCGGGCGGAAGACGTCGTGCGGGATTTCTACGCCTATCTCCTCCATTCCACGGCGACCCACGCCTTCCCGGAGGGCGTGCACTTCGAAGATCGAGAGGCCTGGGGCGAGACGATCCCTCACGCCACCGGCGCCAGCAACTACGCGCTTCTCCTTCGGCACATGCTGATCCACGAGTCGGGCGATCTCGGCGCGGCGGGCGAACTGCATTTGCTGTCCGCCGTTCCCGACTGGTGGTTGGAAAACGGCCGGGAGATCGTCGTCGAGCGGGCCCCGACCCGATTCGGTGGGATGGATTTACGCGTGCTCGGGACTCCCAAGGGCGTCAAAGTCGAAGTCCAGCTGCCGACGCGAACGAAGCCGGCCAAGATCCTTCTCCACCTGCCCAAATCGCGGCCGCTCGTCGGGACGGTCCCGGGAGTCGAAGTCGTCTACCGGCCGGATCAAACGCGCCGGCTGGATTTCGCAACGACCGTCAAGGAATACGAGAAGACCGCACCGAAGCTCTAAGCCCCAATCCTATTCCTGCATCAGGACGTGGGCGAAGACCTTGGCGTCGCCTACCAGGTTGGCGATGACGCAATACTCGTTCGGGGCGTGCAGGGTTTCGTCCAGCTTGGACCAGCAGGCGGCCGGGACGCCTGCTCGCCGGAAGAGGGCCGCTACCGTGCCGCCCCCGATGCCCATGGGCTTGCCCTCGATGCCGTAGACCGCCTTGACCGCGGCGGCCAGGGCCTTGGCCACCGGCGCGTCGGGCGAGGTCGGAGGCGCGGCCGGGGCC
The nucleotide sequence above comes from Candidatus Aminicenantes bacterium. Encoded proteins:
- a CDS encoding histone deacetylase, which gives rise to MRLLEFLTGKRFSFPFVYSDEYWMVDLGKSVVPVRKYRLIYERLLALGVRKENFLESPLIDDEDILRVHTAKYISKLKTGELTKAEIQALELPFSPELSRFAWLHVGGTALACERALACGLAFHLGGGFHHAFADHGEGFCALNDTAVALEKLKAEGLIRRAMIVDCDVHQGNGTAAFFTGREDIFTFSIHQMDIYPAEKPPSRLDVGLWSGDGDEAYLTAMQAHFPALYESFRPDLVVYLAGADPLTGDKLGGLTMTLEGMAERDRIVIEGARRLNIPLAVVLAGGYGRELEDTVQVHMNTIKVAQKAGVRRRLTGRAGSEPA